One Massilia putida DNA window includes the following coding sequences:
- a CDS encoding IS256 family transposase, translating into MTVVKRNKRAKPDPELLKLADGLLANYQKPEDLIGENGLLKQLTKMLVERALEVEMTDHLGHDKSGEVTNSTANTRNGHSIKTLKGDFGALPLDVPRDRQGTFEPQIVVKHQTRWTGFDDKIISLYARGLSVREIQSHLEEMYGTEVSPTLISNVTDAVSEDVKLWQARPLDAVYPILYLDCIHVKVRDNGAVRTKAVYLAIGVNMDGHKEVLGLWISQTEGAKFWLQVVTELKNRGVQDIFIACVDGLKGFPDAIEAVYPQTSVQLCIVHMVRNSLNFVPWKAQKEVAADLKLIYSAATTDEAELRLAEFEDKWDKQYKPIGQSWRRNWARVIPFFDYPPEIRKVIYTTNAIESINMSLRKVTKARSSFPTDEAVSKLFYLALNNISKKWTMPIRDWKAALNRFAIQFEDRVPQT; encoded by the coding sequence ATGACCGTTGTAAAGCGTAACAAGCGGGCCAAGCCCGATCCGGAACTGCTCAAACTTGCCGACGGCCTGCTGGCAAACTACCAGAAGCCCGAGGACCTGATCGGCGAAAATGGGCTGCTCAAGCAGCTCACCAAGATGCTGGTCGAGCGCGCGCTGGAAGTCGAGATGACCGACCACCTGGGCCACGACAAAAGCGGCGAGGTGACCAACAGCACTGCCAACACCCGCAACGGCCATAGCATCAAGACGCTCAAGGGCGATTTCGGCGCGCTGCCGCTTGACGTTCCTCGCGACCGCCAGGGCACGTTCGAGCCGCAGATCGTCGTCAAGCATCAGACACGCTGGACCGGCTTCGACGACAAAATCATCTCGCTCTACGCGCGTGGCCTGAGCGTGCGGGAGATCCAAAGCCATCTGGAAGAGATGTACGGCACCGAGGTGTCACCGACCCTCATTTCCAACGTCACGGACGCTGTCAGCGAGGATGTGAAGCTCTGGCAGGCCCGCCCGCTCGACGCCGTGTACCCGATCCTCTATCTCGACTGCATTCACGTCAAGGTGCGCGACAACGGCGCGGTGCGTACCAAGGCGGTCTACCTGGCCATCGGCGTCAACATGGATGGCCACAAGGAGGTGCTGGGCCTGTGGATCTCCCAAACTGAAGGCGCGAAGTTCTGGCTGCAGGTCGTGACCGAGCTAAAAAATCGTGGCGTGCAGGACATATTCATCGCCTGCGTCGACGGCCTGAAAGGCTTCCCGGACGCCATCGAGGCGGTCTACCCGCAGACCTCGGTTCAGCTGTGCATCGTTCACATGGTGCGCAACAGCCTGAATTTCGTGCCCTGGAAAGCGCAGAAGGAAGTCGCCGCCGATCTGAAGTTGATTTACAGTGCAGCCACTACCGACGAGGCTGAACTCAGGCTTGCCGAATTCGAAGATAAATGGGATAAACAGTATAAACCGATAGGTCAGTCCTGGCGCCGTAACTGGGCGCGCGTCATACCGTTCTTCGACTACCCGCCGGAAATCCGAAAGGTGATATACACCACGAACGCTATTGAATCGATTAACATGAGCCTGCGAAAAGTGACCAAGGCCCGCAGTTCCTTTCCGACCGATGAAGCTGTCAGCAAGCTGTTTTATCTTGCCCTGAACAACATCAGCAAGAAGTGGACGATGCCGATACGGGACTGGAAAGCTGCGTTAAACCGCTTCGCCATCCAGTTTGAAGACCGGGTGCCGCAGACTTAA
- a CDS encoding sodium:calcium antiporter, which translates to MLVPFVLLLLSAAAIYVSCEYFVNGVEWVGHRFGMSQTATGTVLAAFGTALPESVVTFVAVVFGHDAAHKEIGVGAALGGPLVLATIAYAVVGIAFMTVKNTQERRAQERRVVSRPARRRLLDDQRWFLAIFVCKVALGLVAFAFKPWLGVLFLLAYAAYVWREITASGETADAEELEPLKLTPRAKNPRTLWAVLQTVGALVAIFAASQLFVREIGVVGPLLGLPAQLVALLLSPIATELPETMNAVIWVRQGKSDLALANISGAMMIQATIPSALGLLFTPWMLDRTLVWAAVVTVASIVGLYWFLKHRHLSARKLAAFGALYIVFAAGVPFLM; encoded by the coding sequence ATGCTAGTCCCCTTCGTCCTCCTCCTTCTTTCGGCCGCTGCAATCTATGTGTCGTGCGAATATTTCGTCAACGGCGTGGAATGGGTGGGCCATCGCTTCGGCATGTCGCAGACCGCGACCGGGACAGTGCTTGCGGCCTTCGGTACTGCACTGCCTGAGAGCGTCGTGACCTTCGTTGCCGTCGTCTTCGGGCACGATGCGGCGCACAAGGAAATCGGTGTCGGCGCCGCCCTTGGCGGCCCCTTGGTTCTCGCAACCATTGCCTATGCCGTGGTCGGCATCGCGTTCATGACCGTCAAGAATACGCAAGAGCGCCGCGCGCAAGAGCGCCGCGTCGTTTCACGTCCAGCAAGGCGGCGCCTATTGGACGACCAACGATGGTTCCTGGCGATTTTCGTATGTAAGGTCGCCTTGGGCCTCGTCGCGTTCGCATTCAAGCCGTGGCTTGGTGTGCTCTTCTTGCTTGCATACGCGGCCTATGTCTGGCGCGAGATAACTGCTTCAGGTGAGACAGCAGACGCCGAGGAACTTGAGCCTTTGAAACTTACACCGCGCGCCAAGAACCCGCGTACCCTGTGGGCGGTCCTGCAGACGGTTGGCGCACTGGTCGCGATCTTCGCTGCTTCCCAATTGTTCGTGCGCGAAATCGGCGTGGTAGGACCTCTCCTCGGGTTGCCGGCGCAATTGGTCGCATTACTGCTGAGCCCAATCGCGACGGAGCTACCGGAAACCATGAACGCCGTCATCTGGGTCCGGCAAGGAAAGTCGGACCTGGCACTTGCCAACATCAGCGGCGCGATGATGATCCAGGCGACTATACCAAGCGCGCTTGGCCTCCTATTCACTCCATGGATGCTGGACCGTACGCTCGTATGGGCTGCAGTTGTGACGGTCGCGTCCATCGTCGGGCTGTACTGGTTTTTGAAGCACCGCCATTTGAGTGCCAGGAAACTCGCCGCGTTCGGGGCTCTGTACATCGTGTTCGCTGCTGGCGTCCCGTTCTTGATGTAA
- a CDS encoding metal/formaldehyde-sensitive transcriptional repressor → MSHTTREKAKLLARVRRIRGQVEAIERALESEAGCAEVLHLLAAGRGAMNGLMAEVIGDHVREHVAASDLSEAARAEGASELLDVIRAYLK, encoded by the coding sequence GTGTCTCACACAACAAGAGAAAAGGCAAAGCTGCTTGCTCGCGTACGCCGTATACGTGGGCAAGTAGAGGCGATCGAACGCGCCCTGGAGTCTGAAGCCGGGTGTGCCGAGGTTCTGCACCTGCTGGCTGCCGGCCGCGGTGCCATGAACGGCCTGATGGCCGAAGTGATCGGAGACCATGTTCGCGAACACGTCGCAGCGAGCGACCTGTCAGAAGCCGCGCGTGCGGAAGGCGCGAGCGAACTCCTCGATGTAATCCGAGCCTATCTCAAGTAG
- a CDS encoding DUF1289 domain-containing protein, translating into MAVKSPCVELCQFDGKTGYCTGCLRTLAEAREWKKMTDHRRHHIINERARREKKLAGR; encoded by the coding sequence ATGGCCGTGAAATCGCCATGTGTCGAGCTATGCCAGTTCGACGGCAAGACCGGCTATTGCACAGGATGTCTGCGCACGCTCGCCGAAGCGCGTGAGTGGAAGAAGATGACGGATCACCGCAGGCATCACATCATCAACGAACGCGCACGGCGCGAGAAAAAGCTGGCCGGGCGATAG
- the dmeF gene encoding CDF family Co(II)/Ni(II) efflux transporter DmeF, whose amino-acid sequence MSRFEDAAFGAGHDHIFLGAGHENNERKTWAVIALCSAMMLLEIVGGSLFGSLALVADGLHMSTHAGAMLIAALAYTYARKHASDPRFVFGTGKLGDLAGFTSAIVLAMIALLIGYEAVTRFLSPVPIHFGEAIPVAIVGLLVNIASVWLLSGDHHGHSHGHSHGHGHGHSHGLDHDDEHDHEEEAQRIVTSSGVVSLSIFEDGVPPVFRLASESASWKVAPSALSVTTVRPNGLQQSFAFADQGGYLESKDEIPEPHAFKVIVRLPDGEHTVEFEEHTHDHDDGHDAAHRDHNMRAAYIHVMADAAVSVLAIIGLVLAKEFNWPWMDPLAGVIGALVIANWSFGLMRDTGGILLDMNTDRKMADKVHNVIEDGGDKVLDLHVWRVGPGHMSALVTIVTEDLQRNPAFYHEKLDRLKGLSHLTVEVNQVRGSV is encoded by the coding sequence ATGAGCCGTTTCGAAGACGCCGCCTTCGGCGCGGGCCACGACCACATTTTTCTGGGTGCCGGCCACGAAAACAATGAACGCAAGACGTGGGCGGTTATTGCGCTGTGCAGTGCGATGATGCTGCTCGAAATCGTCGGGGGGAGCCTGTTCGGCTCACTGGCGCTGGTCGCGGACGGCCTGCACATGTCCACCCATGCCGGGGCGATGCTGATTGCGGCGCTCGCGTACACCTATGCGCGCAAGCACGCAAGCGACCCGCGCTTCGTGTTCGGCACCGGCAAGCTCGGCGACCTGGCCGGGTTCACGAGTGCCATTGTGCTCGCGATGATTGCCCTCCTGATCGGTTACGAGGCCGTTACACGTTTCCTCTCACCGGTGCCCATCCACTTCGGCGAGGCGATTCCAGTCGCAATCGTCGGCCTGCTAGTCAACATCGCGAGCGTCTGGCTGTTGAGCGGCGACCATCATGGACACAGCCACGGTCACAGCCATGGCCATGGCCATGGACACAGCCACGGTCTCGACCATGATGATGAGCACGACCATGAGGAAGAAGCGCAGCGGATCGTGACGTCATCTGGGGTGGTTTCCCTGTCGATCTTCGAAGATGGCGTACCGCCCGTTTTCCGTCTTGCCTCCGAATCCGCAAGCTGGAAGGTGGCGCCTTCGGCGCTTTCTGTCACGACGGTCCGTCCCAACGGCTTGCAACAATCCTTTGCGTTCGCGGACCAAGGCGGATACCTCGAGTCGAAGGACGAGATTCCGGAGCCGCATGCATTCAAGGTCATCGTCCGGCTGCCGGATGGTGAACACACGGTCGAGTTCGAAGAACACACGCACGACCACGACGACGGTCATGATGCCGCTCACCGTGACCACAACATGCGCGCCGCTTATATCCACGTTATGGCAGACGCAGCCGTCTCGGTACTGGCCATCATCGGCCTCGTCCTTGCAAAGGAGTTCAACTGGCCGTGGATGGACCCGCTGGCTGGTGTCATCGGTGCATTGGTGATCGCAAACTGGTCATTCGGTCTGATGCGCGACACTGGTGGCATCCTCCTGGACATGAACACCGACCGTAAGATGGCTGACAAGGTGCATAACGTGATCGAGGACGGTGGAGATAAAGTGCTCGATCTGCACGTATGGCGGGTTGGCCCAGGCCACATGAGCGCGCTGGTTACTATTGTTACTGAAGACTTACAGCGCAATCCCGCTTTCTATCATGAAAAGCTCGATCGTTTAAAAGGCCTTTCTCATCTGACTGTTGAGGTCAATCAGGTGCGCGGTTCGGTATAG
- a CDS encoding carbohydrate porin produces the protein MYALVRVIVLGLCSGMAYAADNASDQDITDAQAWAVHGQVTNVTQKHPDFRSPYSGPNSLIANARAEETTDVTLYVGVRLWSGAELWLNPEIDQGFGLSNTVGMAGFPSGEAYKIGANTPYLRLPRAFIRQVIPLGGDLEKIEASANQLGGSNQSDNLILTFGKFSVVDIFDTNSYAHDPRADFLNWSVIDAGAFDYAADAWGFTYGVAAEWTRNVWTLRGGLFQLSKEPNGKITGVDFSQFMAVGEFEHRHKWQGHPGKLKIMAFANRGSMANYRDAIQMTTQTGGIPSAASVRRLSTRLGFVINAEQEVASDFGVFVRASMNDGSKEAYEFTEINKSLSAGVSVKGDRWGRGNDTIGIAGVVNGMSAAAEDYFKAGGIGILIGDGKLNYGAEKIVETYYLMRMTPNATLALNYQHVNNPAYNKDRGPVSILGFRVHLEF, from the coding sequence ATGTACGCGTTAGTACGCGTTATCGTCCTCGGTCTTTGCAGTGGTATGGCATACGCTGCCGACAACGCCTCCGATCAGGACATAACGGATGCCCAAGCGTGGGCCGTGCATGGCCAAGTCACCAATGTGACACAAAAACACCCTGATTTCAGATCGCCCTATAGCGGACCGAACAGTTTGATTGCTAATGCTCGCGCGGAGGAAACGACGGATGTGACCTTATACGTTGGAGTTCGGTTGTGGAGCGGTGCTGAATTGTGGCTTAACCCGGAAATCGACCAGGGCTTTGGATTGAGCAATACTGTCGGCATGGCGGGCTTCCCGAGTGGTGAAGCTTATAAGATCGGAGCAAATACGCCATACCTACGCCTTCCACGAGCCTTCATTCGTCAAGTGATCCCGTTAGGTGGTGACTTAGAAAAAATTGAGGCAAGCGCGAATCAGTTGGGTGGGTCAAATCAGTCTGATAACCTAATATTGACATTTGGTAAGTTTTCAGTAGTTGACATATTTGATACTAACAGTTATGCCCACGACCCCCGAGCTGATTTTCTGAACTGGTCCGTGATTGATGCCGGCGCGTTCGATTATGCTGCTGATGCATGGGGATTCACGTATGGTGTCGCCGCCGAATGGACGAGAAATGTGTGGACATTACGTGGCGGCCTATTTCAACTGTCCAAAGAGCCAAATGGAAAGATCACCGGTGTTGACTTTAGCCAGTTCATGGCCGTAGGCGAATTTGAGCATCGCCATAAGTGGCAAGGCCACCCCGGCAAACTGAAAATAATGGCGTTTGCTAACCGGGGGAGCATGGCCAATTATCGCGATGCAATACAAATGACGACCCAAACAGGTGGTATTCCTAGCGCGGCCTCGGTCCGCCGTCTCAGCACACGTCTAGGCTTCGTTATCAACGCAGAGCAAGAAGTAGCATCTGATTTTGGTGTCTTCGTTCGCGCGAGTATGAATGACGGTAGTAAGGAAGCGTACGAGTTTACAGAAATTAACAAATCGCTTTCGGCTGGGGTTTCGGTGAAAGGCGATCGCTGGGGACGCGGAAATGATACAATTGGTATTGCAGGAGTCGTCAACGGAATGTCGGCGGCGGCAGAAGATTATTTTAAGGCTGGCGGTATCGGTATTCTTATCGGCGACGGAAAATTAAACTATGGAGCCGAAAAGATTGTCGAGACATATTATTTGATGCGGATGACTCCCAACGCAACGCTCGCTCTAAATTATCAACACGTCAACAATCCGGCTTACAACAAGGATCGCGGACCGGTATCAATCCTTGGGTTCCGCGTCCACTTGGAGTTCTAA
- a CDS encoding recombinase family protein translates to MKGQRIGYVRVSSFDQNPDRQLEHVQVDRVFTDKASGKDTQRPQLEALLGFVRDGDTVVVHSMDRLARNLDDLRRLVQSLTRRGVRIEFAKEGLTFTGEESPMANLMLSVMGAFAEFERALIRERQREGIALAKQRGAYRGRKKSLSSERVTELRARAGAGEQKAALAREFGISRETLYQYLKAE, encoded by the coding sequence TTGAAAGGCCAACGAATCGGTTACGTCAGAGTCAGCAGTTTTGACCAGAACCCGGACCGGCAGCTCGAGCACGTGCAGGTGGACAGGGTGTTTACCGATAAGGCATCGGGGAAAGACACTCAACGGCCGCAGCTGGAAGCGCTGCTGGGTTTCGTGCGTGACGGCGACACCGTGGTGGTGCACAGCATGGACCGCCTGGCGCGTAACCTGGACGACTTACGGCGCCTCGTGCAGAGCCTCACCAGACGCGGCGTGCGGATCGAATTCGCCAAGGAAGGCCTGACGTTCACCGGGGAGGAATCCCCGATGGCCAACCTGATGCTGTCGGTGATGGGAGCCTTTGCCGAGTTCGAGCGGGCCCTGATCCGCGAGCGGCAGCGCGAGGGGATCGCGCTGGCCAAGCAACGTGGAGCCTACCGCGGCCGCAAGAAATCGCTCAGCTCCGAGCGGGTAACTGAGCTGCGCGCGCGTGCCGGCGCCGGCGAGCAGAAGGCGGCACTTGCCCGTGAGTTCGGCATTAGCCGCGAAACCCTTTACCAGTACCTGAAAGCCGAATAA
- a CDS encoding Tn3 family transposase, with amino-acid sequence MPRRSVLSATERESLLALPEGPDDLIRHYSFTEADLSLIRQRRGAANRLGFAVQMSLLRYPGYALASNMVVPQEFIHWIGKQVKSEATAWPQYAERDETRREHFQELRAYLDLVTFSLSDFRKLVHALADLAMQTDKGTVLAAHALDLLRQRRVILPALAVVERACAEAVTRANRRIYKALIEPLQARHRRALDNLLSVAPEKNLTWLMWLRQSPAKPNSRYVREHIERLQVFQSLALPEGLGRQIHQNRLLKIAREGGQMQPSDLAKFEGERRYATLAALAIEGMATVTDELVDLHDRIMTKLFSAAKNKHQQDFQKQGKEINDKVRLYSKIGRALVDAKESGGDPFAAIETIMPWTDFAQSVTEASQLAQPESFDHLHLIGDQFSTLRRYTGEFLDVLKLKAAPAAQAVLDAIEVLRAMNAAGARKVPDDAPTSFVKARWKPLVLTDEGCDRRFYEICVLSELKNALRSGDIWVQGSRQFRDFEEYLLPAEKFGAMRTARELPIAVNQDCDQYLHDRLLLLEEQLATVNRLALTNELPNAIISDTGLRISPQDATVPDEAQGLINLTSGLLPRIKITELLMDVDDWTGFTRHFVHLKSGEQAKDRTLLMSAILADAINLGLTKMAESSPGATYPKLSWLQAWHIRDETYAAGLAELVNAQFKHPFAEHWGDGTTSSSDGQRFRAGGRAESTGHINPKYGAEPGKLFYTHVSDQYAPFSTRVVNVGVRDSTYVLDGLLYHESDLRIEEHYTDTAGFTDHVFALMHLLGFRFAPRIRDLGDTKLYVPGKVSDHPALRSMIGGSLNIKHLRAHWDDVLRLAASIKHGTVTASLMLRKLGSYPRQNGLAIALRELGRIERTLFILDWLQNVELRRRVHAGLNKGEARNALARAVFIHRLGEIRDRTFEQQRYRASGLTLVAGAIVLWNTVYLERATQALRDGGKPVDDSMLQYLSPLGWEHINLTGDYLWRQSRKPEDGKFRPLRGGQNS; translated from the coding sequence ATGCCACGTCGTTCCGTCCTGTCCGCTACCGAACGTGAAAGCCTCTTGGCCCTACCGGAAGGCCCAGATGATCTGATTCGCCACTACAGCTTTACCGAAGCCGACCTCTCTTTGATTCGGCAGCGCCGCGGCGCTGCCAACCGGCTCGGCTTTGCGGTCCAGATGTCATTGCTGCGCTACCCTGGCTATGCGCTGGCCAGCAACATGGTGGTCCCACAGGAATTCATTCACTGGATCGGGAAGCAGGTAAAGAGTGAAGCGACGGCCTGGCCGCAGTATGCGGAGCGTGATGAAACCAGGCGAGAGCACTTCCAGGAGCTGCGCGCCTACCTTGACCTCGTGACGTTCAGCCTGTCTGATTTCCGCAAGCTCGTGCACGCCTTGGCCGACCTCGCGATGCAGACTGACAAGGGGACGGTGCTCGCTGCGCATGCGCTCGACCTGTTGCGGCAGCGGCGCGTGATCCTTCCCGCGCTCGCGGTGGTCGAACGTGCCTGCGCAGAGGCGGTCACCCGGGCCAACCGCAGGATCTACAAGGCGTTGATCGAGCCCCTGCAGGCGCGTCATCGTCGCGCACTCGACAACTTGCTGAGTGTGGCACCTGAAAAGAATCTCACCTGGCTCATGTGGCTTCGGCAATCGCCCGCGAAGCCAAATTCACGCTACGTGCGCGAGCATATCGAACGCCTGCAGGTCTTCCAGTCGCTCGCCCTGCCCGAAGGGCTGGGTCGCCAGATTCACCAAAACCGACTACTCAAAATCGCGCGCGAAGGCGGCCAGATGCAACCAAGCGACTTGGCCAAGTTCGAAGGCGAACGCCGCTACGCCACGCTTGCCGCTCTGGCGATCGAGGGCATGGCCACGGTCACCGATGAGCTGGTGGACCTGCACGACCGAATCATGACAAAGCTGTTCAGCGCCGCCAAGAACAAGCACCAGCAGGATTTCCAAAAGCAGGGCAAGGAGATCAACGACAAGGTGCGCCTCTACTCGAAGATAGGCCGCGCGCTGGTCGACGCGAAGGAATCAGGCGGCGATCCGTTCGCGGCGATCGAAACGATCATGCCCTGGACCGATTTTGCCCAGAGTGTCACCGAGGCGTCCCAGCTGGCACAGCCTGAATCGTTCGACCATCTGCACCTGATCGGGGACCAGTTCAGCACCCTTCGACGTTACACGGGCGAGTTCCTGGATGTGTTGAAGCTGAAGGCGGCGCCGGCCGCGCAAGCGGTTCTCGACGCGATCGAGGTGCTGCGCGCGATGAATGCTGCCGGGGCGCGCAAGGTACCCGACGACGCGCCGACTTCCTTCGTCAAGGCCCGGTGGAAGCCGCTGGTCCTCACGGACGAAGGATGCGATCGACGCTTTTATGAAATCTGCGTGTTGTCGGAGCTGAAAAACGCGCTGCGGTCCGGCGACATCTGGGTACAAGGTTCGCGCCAGTTCCGTGACTTCGAAGAATACCTGCTGCCAGCAGAGAAATTCGGCGCCATGAGGACAGCGCGGGAACTGCCGATCGCAGTGAATCAGGACTGTGACCAATACCTGCACGACCGCTTGCTGCTGCTCGAAGAGCAGCTTGCCACCGTCAACCGACTGGCGCTGACCAACGAACTGCCCAACGCGATCATTTCCGACACAGGGCTGCGGATCAGCCCACAAGACGCCACGGTGCCGGATGAAGCGCAGGGGCTAATCAACCTCACCAGTGGACTGCTTCCCCGCATCAAGATCACCGAGCTGCTAATGGACGTAGACGACTGGACCGGGTTCACTCGACATTTCGTGCACCTTAAAAGCGGCGAACAGGCTAAGGACCGCACGCTGCTGATGTCGGCCATCCTTGCGGACGCGATCAACCTCGGCCTGACCAAGATGGCGGAGTCGAGCCCTGGCGCGACTTACCCGAAGCTATCTTGGCTGCAGGCCTGGCACATTCGGGACGAAACCTATGCGGCGGGCCTAGCCGAACTGGTCAACGCGCAGTTCAAGCATCCGTTCGCGGAGCACTGGGGCGACGGCACCACGTCGTCGTCGGACGGCCAGCGCTTCCGCGCGGGCGGCCGGGCCGAGAGCACGGGCCACATCAACCCGAAATACGGCGCCGAGCCTGGCAAGCTGTTTTACACCCATGTCTCAGACCAATACGCCCCTTTCAGCACGAGGGTGGTCAACGTCGGGGTGCGCGACTCGACCTACGTACTGGACGGCTTGCTGTACCACGAATCGGACCTGCGTATCGAGGAGCACTACACCGACACTGCCGGCTTCACCGACCACGTTTTCGCGCTGATGCACCTGCTGGGATTCCGCTTCGCGCCGCGCATCCGCGATCTAGGCGACACCAAGCTGTACGTTCCCGGCAAGGTGTCGGATCACCCGGCGTTGCGGTCGATGATCGGCGGCAGCTTGAACATCAAGCACCTGCGCGCGCATTGGGACGACGTGCTGCGCCTGGCCGCCTCCATCAAGCACGGCACCGTAACGGCCTCTCTTATGCTGCGTAAGCTCGGCAGCTACCCGCGCCAGAACGGCCTCGCGATCGCGCTGCGCGAGCTGGGCCGCATCGAGCGCACACTGTTCATCCTGGATTGGCTGCAAAACGTCGAATTGCGCCGGCGTGTGCACGCCGGGTTGAACAAGGGGGAAGCACGCAACGCGCTGGCCAGGGCTGTCTTCATTCACCGGCTTGGCGAGATCCGGGACCGGACGTTCGAACAGCAGCGGTACCGTGCCAGCGGCTTGACCTTGGTAGCCGGCGCCATCGTGCTGTGGAATACGGTCTACCTGGAGCGGGCTACGCAAGCACTCCGCGACGGAGGCAAGCCGGTGGACGATTCGATGCTCCAGTATCTCTCTCCCTTGGGGTGGGAGCACATTAACCTGACTGGTGATTACCTGTGGCGCCAGAGCCGGAAGCCGGAAGACGGGAAGTTCCGGCCTTTACGAGGCGGCCAAAATTCTTAG
- a CDS encoding replication initiation protein: MSQDDSNNSQMALALLFEQKPEILKKPVQAVHMAITGGIQSKTQRLAFNAMLKHALEEHARNPGEKVDTYSISRVELMRTINYTSPNRKHLKDTLAAMQKLTVQWDYLQQDGDSIWGSCVLLPFVGFDRDRIYYSYSPQIKPMLLEPKIYARLDLRIQRAFRLDASAALYEWVNRFRTNPSKLTNEMRWEEWRWVIYGEVNEKSVLNEYKIFKREKLKPAILEINEKSDLTITLHENRDGGRSVKYLQFTVVEKDIFKIEQDGDKEAGNGVRGEWDKRLETLGVSSRERKKILDVHTPEEIEAGWRFTNERVNDKSKPPIKSPSAYLKRALEGKYAPEAPVKKPTAGGSGEIEAMKDIQARFTKKRHDDAAAMFVEMPDEDREAVIAEYNAQQEASAALVPSTASKRTPRVMVPFYAWLARKYWGEPTAQEIFEFAVTSGAISINRNA, encoded by the coding sequence ATGAGCCAAGACGACTCCAATAATTCGCAGATGGCGCTGGCCCTGCTGTTCGAGCAAAAGCCCGAAATTCTCAAGAAGCCGGTCCAGGCAGTGCACATGGCGATCACGGGCGGCATCCAGAGCAAGACCCAACGTCTGGCCTTCAACGCGATGCTCAAGCACGCGCTCGAGGAGCACGCGCGCAATCCGGGCGAGAAGGTCGATACATATTCGATCTCGCGCGTCGAACTCATGCGGACCATCAACTACACGTCTCCCAACCGCAAGCACCTGAAGGACACACTGGCCGCGATGCAGAAGTTGACGGTGCAGTGGGATTACCTGCAGCAGGACGGCGATTCGATCTGGGGGTCGTGCGTGCTGTTGCCTTTCGTCGGATTCGACCGCGACCGCATCTATTACTCATATTCCCCGCAGATCAAGCCGATGCTTCTCGAGCCCAAGATCTACGCACGGCTCGACCTGCGCATCCAGCGTGCCTTCCGCCTCGACGCCTCGGCGGCGTTGTACGAATGGGTCAACCGTTTCCGCACCAATCCGTCCAAGCTTACCAATGAGATGCGCTGGGAAGAATGGCGTTGGGTGATCTATGGCGAGGTGAACGAAAAATCGGTACTCAACGAATACAAGATCTTCAAACGGGAGAAGCTCAAGCCGGCGATCCTCGAGATCAACGAAAAGTCCGACCTCACCATCACGCTGCACGAAAATCGCGATGGCGGCCGCAGTGTGAAATACCTGCAGTTCACGGTCGTGGAGAAGGACATCTTCAAGATCGAGCAGGACGGCGACAAGGAGGCCGGCAATGGCGTCCGCGGCGAGTGGGACAAGCGGCTCGAGACCCTGGGGGTGTCGTCGCGCGAGCGCAAGAAGATCCTCGACGTGCACACTCCGGAGGAAATCGAGGCGGGCTGGCGGTTCACGAACGAACGCGTCAACGACAAGTCGAAACCGCCGATCAAGAGTCCGAGCGCTTATCTGAAACGCGCGCTCGAGGGCAAGTACGCGCCCGAGGCGCCCGTCAAGAAACCCACCGCCGGCGGCAGCGGCGAGATCGAAGCGATGAAGGATATCCAGGCGCGTTTCACCAAGAAACGCCACGACGACGCCGCGGCGATGTTCGTGGAGATGCCGGACGAGGATCGGGAAGCGGTGATCGCCGAATACAACGCGCAGCAGGAAGCGAGTGCCGCGCTGGTGCCTTCCACGGCCAGCAAGCGCACGCCGCGCGTCATGGTGCCGTTCTATGCCTGGTTGGCCAGGAAGTACTGGGGTGAACCGACGGCGCAGGAGATCTTCGAGTTCGCCGTCACCTCCGGCGCGATCAGCATCAATCGCAACGCCTGA